CTAAACTGGTAAGGCGTTTTTTAATGCTTGGTTTTTTATAAATAATCAGGCTATAACCTGCTAAAGCAATCAAAATAAACAAACCAAGGGGAATAATATTCTGCGTTAAGCTGGCAAGATTAATATGCCTTGCCAGCTCGCCAATCTCCGCAATCGCAAGGCGTGGAAAAGATTCTAACCAATCAAGATCAATACGATTGTTACTAGCAACCCAAAAACTTTGTTGGCGTAATTTACTCTGTAAAGTATCGCTAATAGATAAAACTTCTTGTTGGTTTAATTCAATAGTAATGGCTAAATTTAGTTGGTTATTCAATAACTTAATTAAATCATTCAGAATTTTATAACGTTCTTGTAAAATTTTTTCCAATTCTGACCGCACTTTTTCATCAAATTGCGTTTTGTACGTTTGTTCTAACTCGGCAATATAACTATTGGTATTATAAATATGCTCACGAATTTCGGTGGTATCAAAAATCTGCACCCGTAACTCACCAATGGTTTTAGACAAACCTTTAATCATTTGATCTTGGGGTAAGGCTTGTTTTTGTTTATTAATAATTCTTGATAGCACTAATGTCCCTTGCAAGGCACTAATTTGTTCTTCAATATTGCGTTGCATTTGGCGTAAATTATCCAACACATTGGTAATGCGTAAATCGTCTTGCGATAAGGCATTCATTTGTGCAGTATTTTGTAACAAAATCTGGGAAAAACGGGTATTTAACGCAAGCTCTTGCACAATCACAGGATTATCAGCATTAGTATTTTGCTCTAATTCAGTAGCTTGTTGCACCTGTTTACGGGATTCTTGCAAATGTTTGGCATTAATGGCTTGTTGTAAATTGGCTAATTGTGCTTGTAGCTGTTGTAAAGCTAGGGTATCTTCTTCGCTTTGAGATTCATATAATACCGTTAAACTATCGTGTCCACGTAATAACATTTGATGATAACGGTTGCTTAACTCGATCAATTCTTGCTCAAGTTCTAAGCGATTACGTAAGGCTTCCGTTTGCGGGCTGCTATCAGACGGAGAAAGATTTAATAGCTTACTATTAATCTCTTGACTTCGCACAAGGTTATCTTTTAATGCCATTTGCGAACGCTCTGGTACAGTGCTTTGCGACACCACCGTAGCATTGACTTCCGCTAAATCACTTTGTGCCTCTTGCACTTTTTGAAAAGTGTTTTCTAATTGGCTTTGTAAATTGGTTAAAGACTGGCTTTCCAATTCTTCAACAGATTGCACCGCACTTTGTTGCCGTAGCTGGCGTAATTTATTTTGGCTTTCCGCTAATAATTTACCTGCATTGGCAATCTCGTTTTCTAAACGTTCATTCGCCTGTTTTTGTTGATTAATTTTGCTGACTAATGATACCGCTTCTTCTAAATTTTGCACCATTAGCTTATGCTCTGCCGAACTGCTATTATCCGCTTTGGCGCCCTCTAATTGAGTGCGGAGATCTTCTAAACTCGGTACGGCTGCCTGTACACAGGTAACAATACCCAATAACAACATAATATAAACGCCAATACGCCGTAATTTCATAAATTATTCTTTATCCCATATCTTAGCTAATTGTTGTTGTAATTCATAACGCGAAACCTTAATCCCTGATTGTGCTTGCTCTGGCAAAGGAAAATACCCAATAGGTTGTTTAAATTTTTCCAGTTTATTGGACAACCAATGGGTCAATTTATTCACGTCCTTTTGGGTAAATCCCTGAGAAAATTCCACCATCGCCACAGGGCGTTGCCCAAACTCAGGATCATTCACAGCAAGCACTACCGCTTGCTTTAAATGTTCATATTGCAATAAAATCTTTTCAACTTCTTCAGGTTGAATATTCTCTCCCCCTGAAATAAACATATTATCCAATCGCCCTGCAATCACTAATTCATTGTCTTGCCAATATCCTCGATCTTTGGTTTGTAACCAACCTTGTTGATTACATAACGGCGTAAGCTGCCCATTCTGCCAATAGCCCAAGCCTAAGCCTGCACCACGCAACCAAATTTCGCCATTTACCAAACAATATTCTCGCCCAGCTAAGGCTTGCCCTACTCCAGCTTTGCTATCATAAGGTTTCGCAAATACCGTGGACGCCATTTCTGTCATACCATAACCACAATAGCAAGAAAAGCCTTGCTGTTCCGCTTGTTCTACCAAATTAAGCGGAATATGGCTACCGCCCAGTAAAATATGTTGTTTTTGTTGAGATTGAATGGGATTATCCGCTAAATAGGCCAACCAACGTTGTAATTGAGTAGGGACTAAAGAAAGATGCGTGGCTTGTGTCATAGCAACATAAAGATTATCGCCCACTAACTGCAATCTTGCCCCTGTCAATAACCAACGCCAAACAATGCCTTGCCCTGAAACGTGAAATAAAGGCAAAGAAAGTAACCAACAATGCTCCGCTTGAAACCTCATTAACTGGCAGACCCCCTGAGCATTAGCCAGATGATCCGCCATACGATGCGCAACCGCCTTAGGTTGTCCAGAAGATCCTGAGGTTAAGGTTAAGGTCAAAGAAACAAATTGCTCTTGTGCTTTGACTTGTGCCAATGGCTGGCATTGTTGTTCAGACCAAAGCAAGACCGCTTGGTGATCTCGGCAAAGTTGCTGAATTTTACTGACACTAAACGCAGGATTAAGCAACAATACACGCCCTCCCAGTTGCAACACTGCACAATAAGCTAACAATAAATCCAGACTATTTTTGCCACATAGGGCTACGGTATGCCCAGCTTTCACCCCTTGCTGAACAAAACAAAAAGCGAATTGCTCAATTCGCTCAGAAAAAACTTGCCAGGTTAAGGATTGCTGCTCAAATTGCAAGGCAATACGCTGAGCATAATCGGGATTATCGGCATATTGTCGCCATAAAAATTGCCTATTCATTTAATTTACAACAAAAAATGACCGCACTTGCTCAATTAAATCCTCAGGCAACTGCATGGATTGCATAACCCCCTCTAACATTAACATTTTCCGCCCACTATTGGTGTTGGTAATAACCCAATAAGGGGTGTCTGGAATTTGCTTCGGCTTAGTATGATTCCCCGCTGCCAACAATGTGGATTCATCTCGTGCAAAATAAACCCGAGTACGCCCTTGCAATGACTCCGTTGCTTGAGCAAAACGTTCTGGATTAGTACGATACAACAGGTTAAGCACCGCCAAAAAACGCACTACCGCTTTATTTTCTTCCACAAAATCCGCCGACTGCAATAAAGCTCGCAACTTAGTTACCACTTGCTGAATATCTTGTTCCGATTGTGTTTTTACACTCGCACTCGCCTTTTCTTCTTTTACCACCTTGGCAGTTTGACGATTCCCTTTATTCACTACGGATAATTCTAAAGATTGCGATACCTTTTGTGGCGTTTCTAAAGGTTCCGTTTCACTTGTTTCAACAAGAGTTTGCGTGTTAGAAAGAGGATCAAGATCTAACAAACGGCGTAATATATCAGATGCACTTTCGCCAATAGATTGAGTTTTACTCGCAATATATTGATAAAGTTCTTCATCTACCTCAATAATTTTCATTTCCCTTTCCTCTTTATGTTATCTAGCTTGCTCGTTATAGTCCTTCAATTTAAAATAAGACAAACTAGCACGCCGAAAACAGTACAAAGAATACGGCAAAGCGTGCCAACGCTGTATTATTTTAAAGTGGCAAGACGATATAATGTGCATTATACTGATTTCTTTCTCAATACACTATGCAAATCACAGAAAATAACGGCAAAATAATGAACGAACAAGCATTACATTATCAATACCAGCAAGGTTCACCTCACCAACCAACCTTAGTTTTTTTACATGGCTTATTTGGCGATATGAATAATCTCGGCATTATCGCCAAAGGATTTAGTGAGCAATACAACATTCTCCGCCTTGATCTCCGCAATCATGGACAAAGTTTTCATAGTGAACAAATGAATTATCCACTTATGGCACAGGATATTTATCAACTATTAGAGAAACTTCAACTAAAAAAAGTCAGTCTTATTGGACATTCTATGGGGGGCAAAACCGCTATGCAATTTACCGCCCAATACCCTGAACAAGTAGAAAAACTGGTGGTCATTGATATTGCCCCCATTAAATACCAACAACAACGTCATCAAGATGTATTTGCGGGGTTATTTGCCGTCAAACAAGCCCAAGTCAGCACTCGCCAGCAAGCTCGTCCCCTACTTGCTCAACATATCAAGGACGAAAGCATAATCCAATTTATGCTTAAATCCTTTGATCCCAGCAGTAGTGAAAAATTTCGCTTTAATTTGACCGCACTTTATCAACATTATTCCGCCCTTATGGACTGGCAACCTTGTCTTGTCCAACAACCTACCTTGTTTATTAAAGGCGGTAAATCCGATTATATCCAACTCAAAGATCGTGAAACCATCTTAGCCCAATTTCCCCAAGCCCAATCCTTTACCATTAATGGGGCAGATCATTGGGTACATGCGGAAAAGCCTACTCAAGTCATAAAATCTATTGAAAGATTTTTATCCATTTAACGAATACCGCTTTCATAGAATGGCTAGAATATTTTATTTATATTGAAAAAGATTTCTTTTCTTGTATAAGAATGTAATGCACTATTACTTCTATGGGCATAATATTGCAAAGAAATTTCTGGTTGAAAACCTGCATATTGTAACTTTTGATGTTTTAATTGCAACATAACTGCATATTTACGATCTTTTCGTTTATGTTGTTGGGTTAATAAAGTAGCCCCTTTGTATTTATTTTGCCCATACAAAACAGAAATATTCGTACCTAAACCATTATCCCAAGCTGTACGCCAATCCGTTTTAACGCTCCAACCCCAATAACGATCTTCCGCATCACGAGTCGCATATTGATGTACAACTTCTTGATTTAATAATAAAGTATGTTTTTCCGTCAAGGCATATAAACTGGTTAAATTAAAAATCTGGCGATGATTATTAAAAAATTTCTGGCGATCAAAATATTGATGTTCGTAGGCTAACGAAAATAATGTTGAAAATCGATGATGCCAATGATGCAACCAACTCGCTTGACTGCCCAAAGTATAAGAATAAGCCTTTTCGCCATATAATCTTCTCGCTGCATAAGGTTGTAACGTAAAATCATTATATTGATCTGCCTTAGCAAAAGTTAAGGCTATACGGCTATTAAAATCATTATAATGGCGATAGCGATGATATTGTTTTCCATAAAGGTAAAAATGAGGCTGTAAATAAAATCCTTGAGGCAAAATAAACTTCTTAGATAATGCGGCTTGATATGTTATACCAAAATCAGATTTTTTATCTGAAAACTTAAAATTACCCCATTTTTGATGATCTGGAGCATTATTGATATTTCTATCATAAAAAACACTTAAATTAACATTAAATTTCCATTCAGTAATATGGTTAATTAATTGATGATATTGCTCAACTTGTTGCTTAATATCTGGCGGTAAATGAGACAATTTTTCTAATTGATTAAAATTATAACGTGCTAACGCATAATTTTTATTGTAAAAATTTGCTAAGGCATAATAATATCCCACTACTTCTGCATAAGGGTAATCTTGTAAAATTTTATGAAAAGCTACCGCACTTTCCGCAGATTTACCTTGATATAATAGCAATACCCCTTCTGCATAAGATACTAAATAAGGATTCGCAAAGGCTGATTGTCGATAAATAGGGAGTATTTTTTCAATACCAACAATATTATGTTGACGAATAAGCGTCAACATAACTGTTCTTAACAGCTCAGGGTTATCTAATAATTGTTGGCTACTTATCATCAATTCCTTATTTTCTGCAGATAACTGCGGAATATATTGATTTTCTTGGTAAATTTGTTGTTGAAGACTATCTAAAATAATGGGTTTTGGATAGCCGGTAGAAAATTCATCGCGATTTATTTGATGATTAATAGGCTCTTGAGCCACTAAAGCTAAAGAAGTACATAATAAAGATAAAGAAAAAAATAACGGTTTCATAGCTAAAGATCAAAAAGAGAGATAAGCAGAAACACTTATCTCTATTCTAATAAATTAATAAAATTAAAATTTCATTTCTAAATTAAGTAAGAAATTTCGCCCCGGTGCAGCTAAAGCAGAATAATTTTCAGTTGTTTGACGAGCCTCCGAACCAAATGCCGTTTGTCTCGCCGCTTCCCAAGTAACATAACGATAATTAAATACATTATACACCCCCCCCCTTAAAGTAATATAAGGCGAAAAATGATAATATCCTGTCAAATCTGTGGTAAGCCAACTTTTGGTTTTAATATTCGCTACTCTAGCCCCTTGTGAAGTTAAAGTGTTTTGTCTAGAAGTAGAGATTAACTCATCTAAATTCTTCGCTTTAGAATAGGTATTCATTAAACTCATACCCCATTTTTCACTCGGTGCATGATATTCCACACCATAAACCAATTTTAAGGGTTGAATTGCATCAAAGGAATAACTGGAAACGATACCAAAATCATCAGAAATTGGTTTTTGTTTTTTAATCTTGGTTACCCCCACATTGGCTCTAAATTCTAATCCCGCAGGTAATTTACTCCACAAGGAATTCGCATCTACATAAGATTTAATATCAAAACCATGAGTAGTGAAATTATACAAATTGAAATAAATATCCGAAGTCGCATAACCTGGTAAACTACGATCATCATGATATTTTACCGCTCGTCCTATTACATCACGATATTCGGTAATAAAATAACTTGCCGAGACTTTCATAAATGATCCAATTAACTCAATACCCACCTCTTGGTTAAAGGATTTTTCTGCTTTTAAACTCCCTTGCGTATCCTGTTGTGGATTAAAACGCTCATTGTTAAAACCCGGTCCAATAAGTTCAATAATACTTGGTGTTCTAAACCCCGTACTCGCACGATAAGTAAATTCAATTGGCTCAATAGGACGATAAGCTAGCCCAATATCCCAAGAAAATTCGCCATATTTTGCTTTTTCAAAAGTTAGACCATACTTTCTACTTTCTTCGGTCGGATTCGCTCTAAAGGTTTGTCGATCATAACGTAATGCCAAGCTAGTATTAAACTTGTCATTAAAATGAATACGATCACTCAATGAAATAAAAATATTTTGCCCTTTCATTTTCCCTGTGGAATGCGGTCCATCTAAATAATAGTTTTCAGAATAACGGCGATTTTCCTCAACCGTTCTTTCGGTATTTTTTTGTCTTAACCAATAGTTAGTTACCTCATAATCAGATTTTATTACGCCTGTTTTTAATTGTAACTGATGCTGACTTCCCACAATTTCTATATTTTTAACAAGGTTGACATCAAACTTAATATCTTTTTCCTTTAACTCACTAAAGTGCTTATCCCCTAATTGTCCACGAATATAATTTGCATCATTTGGAAAACAATTTTTATCTACACTAGGCCAATAGGAACAACTTAGCGTTAATGCCGTACTTTGCAATTTTAAATCTCGCCGATCTAAACGCAAAATAGCCTGATCAATAATAAAATCTTGTTGTTCATTATGATACTTATATTCTAAGCCTACACGTTTATTTTTATGTTTATCAAAATAAAAACGTGTTGGAGTAAATTGATACTGGCTAATTGTCCCAATAGACGGAAAAAGCGGTTCATAACTCTGAACATTTGCATTAGAACCTGCATAATAATTAGGTAAAAACATTTCTCGCAAATCATATTTTTGAATGGTATTTTCAACCACCGCACCTAAATAGTGTTGATTCGAGAAATGATAGCCAAATTTAGATAAGAAAGATTCGCTATGGTAATCCAACGGATTAGGAATTCTACGCTGAGGACCACTCACATCTTCTGCATCAAAATAAGTATCCACCGTACGCTGAGTCGTTAAATTATCGTCAACTGCATAATGGGAAATAATATAACCATCATTATAAAGATCATCATGGGCTCTGACTTCATGTCCTTGTCGCTTGGTATATTGTACAAACCCCTCAAAGCCATTATGACGCCCAGCTAATGCCCCAGAATAAAGCGTTCTACGATCTTTTGTAGTATGACCGATCTTAAAACGTCCAGCGACTTGACGTTCATCGTCACTAAAGAAATCTTGGGTATCTTTAGTCGTCATACTTACCGCACCACCAAGTGCCCCATTGCCCGATTCAGCAGAAGCTGATCCTTTACGTAAATCCACCTCTTTCAAGTTTTCATATTCAATTTCATTAATGGAAGAACTTGTTTGTTGTACCCTATGATAACCCGAAGTTGGACTATCTTTTTTCAAAATAGGGGCTGAACCAAAGCCGTCAACATCAATAGCTACTCGTTCACGTTCCACACCACGCATTGAAAACCCTCTTGATGTGCCTCGTCCACCAGCTTCATTCACACCTACATCAGGATCATAACGAGTTAAATCTCGAATATTTTCCACTTGATCACGTTGTAAACTTTCCTTTGTCTTTTTTATTGCCCCTAAACCAGTTACATCATATTTCTTAGGATTAGCATGATATTCTTGCACGTGAATCGTATCTAATTCTAAAATTTCATCATCTAATGCCGTCTCTGTATCAGCAATAGCATATCCCATATAGCTAATAACAAAGAAAGATACTGCTGTTAATTTAAAAGTGCGGTTATTTTTTTGCATGTTTTTGTCCCTTAATTTTCAACCTGTTTTCCACCAAATACGCCACCAACATTGTTATCCTCACTGAGGAAATGTCCGCCTAACTCATTCGCTGAAGGGCCATAAAACATACCTTGTACCGCAGCCTGACCAGTAATCGCTTGATCGTTACCTAATCCCTCCTTAGAACTATCAATTTGCCAATTTATGCTCGCTGTGCCAGAAAAATGATTATTTTGAATATTGGCATCAAATTTAACCGCTGGATTTTCAGAAGAAACTAATTGGTCTTTCGTATATAAATTACCTGCTAGCTTTTTATTTTCCCAATCTGCCACAAAACGTGCATCAAATTTATTGGCGGTTACATTACCCACACCTGTACCACTACCATACCAATAACCGGCATATTCCGCTGTTCCTGTTGTTGGAATTTGATAATTAGGGGTAGGTTTGCCCTGCACAAAATAACCACCTGATGTTTCATCATTAATTTGTTGGCTATATAAACCATATTGAGCAAATTGCATTTCATTACAACAACTGCCCTCTTGTGTATTCAAATCAATTACAGTACCGTCAACCACTAATTGATGAATATCGCCATTAAAATCAACTTTCTTCATCTCCTGTAATTTTTCTTGTTCAAAACTCAAGATCCCTGCTGAATATAATTCGCTAATATCCCTATTATCCCTTTTGGCATTAAAAACACCTGCCCAAGAGTTATCTTCAGCTAGTGCGCGTCCAGCAAGTTCTTCAGCTTGATTACCATAAAATGAACCAAAAACCACCGCATCAGAATCACTCTTACCGTTGAGAAATTGCCCTAGATTATTTTCTTTATCGCTATAACTTCCCTTAGCAGTACCATAAAAACTATTACCTTTAATATTGGCGGTAACATCATAATCAATCTTCACACCTGAATTGGATTTGAGCTTCCCTGATAAAGTTTTTTGGCTAAAATCAACAATAAAGGTTACTTTATCTTCTTCTGTTAATCCCTCACCTGTTCCCCCATAAGGATTTAAATCATCACTACCATTTAATTGATGTGCAAACAACCAATGTCCTTCATAGGTAAAGGTGCCATTATCAGGAATATTATCAACAGGGGTCTTATCAAAGCCTTTATAAAAAATGGAGGTTATATAGTAAGGATCTTGCTGTATTAAACTGGCATTTTGAAATTGATTATCTTTAATTCTAACTAAACCTAACAAAGTATTATCATTACTAAATAACTTAATAATGACATTAAAATCAGATTCATCATAATAATAAACTGCTCTGCCACCTTCAAACTTAGCTGAAGAAGATAAATAATTCCATTTATCCCCCTCAAAAGACAACGGAATTTCACGCTCTTCTATCACATATTGTTTCGTTCCATTTACTTCTTGTACAGTTGCAAAACGTATTTTTAAACTGGCTTTATTCTCACTTTTTTCTTCATACTCAGTTGCAGGGTTAAGAGTATGAAT
Above is a window of Volucribacter amazonae DNA encoding:
- the menE gene encoding o-succinylbenzoate--CoA ligase; protein product: MNRQFLWRQYADNPDYAQRIALQFEQQSLTWQVFSERIEQFAFCFVQQGVKAGHTVALCGKNSLDLLLAYCAVLQLGGRVLLLNPAFSVSKIQQLCRDHQAVLLWSEQQCQPLAQVKAQEQFVSLTLTLTSGSSGQPKAVAHRMADHLANAQGVCQLMRFQAEHCWLLSLPLFHVSGQGIVWRWLLTGARLQLVGDNLYVAMTQATHLSLVPTQLQRWLAYLADNPIQSQQKQHILLGGSHIPLNLVEQAEQQGFSCYCGYGMTEMASTVFAKPYDSKAGVGQALAGREYCLVNGEIWLRGAGLGLGYWQNGQLTPLCNQQGWLQTKDRGYWQDNELVIAGRLDNMFISGGENIQPEEVEKILLQYEHLKQAVVLAVNDPEFGQRPVAMVEFSQGFTQKDVNKLTHWLSNKLEKFKQPIGYFPLPEQAQSGIKVSRYELQQQLAKIWDKE
- the seqA gene encoding replication initiation negative regulator SeqA; protein product: MKIIEVDEELYQYIASKTQSIGESASDILRRLLDLDPLSNTQTLVETSETEPLETPQKVSQSLELSVVNKGNRQTAKVVKEEKASASVKTQSEQDIQQVVTKLRALLQSADFVEENKAVVRFLAVLNLLYRTNPERFAQATESLQGRTRVYFARDESTLLAAGNHTKPKQIPDTPYWVITNTNSGRKMLMLEGVMQSMQLPEDLIEQVRSFFVVN
- a CDS encoding alpha/beta fold hydrolase, whose translation is MNEQALHYQYQQGSPHQPTLVFLHGLFGDMNNLGIIAKGFSEQYNILRLDLRNHGQSFHSEQMNYPLMAQDIYQLLEKLQLKKVSLIGHSMGGKTAMQFTAQYPEQVEKLVVIDIAPIKYQQQRHQDVFAGLFAVKQAQVSTRQQARPLLAQHIKDESIIQFMLKSFDPSSSEKFRFNLTALYQHYSALMDWQPCLVQQPTLFIKGGKSDYIQLKDRETILAQFPQAQSFTINGADHWVHAEKPTQVIKSIERFLSI
- a CDS encoding surface lipoprotein assembly modifier, whose product is MKPLFFSLSLLCTSLALVAQEPINHQINRDEFSTGYPKPIILDSLQQQIYQENQYIPQLSAENKELMISSQQLLDNPELLRTVMLTLIRQHNIVGIEKILPIYRQSAFANPYLVSYAEGVLLLYQGKSAESAVAFHKILQDYPYAEVVGYYYALANFYNKNYALARYNFNQLEKLSHLPPDIKQQVEQYHQLINHITEWKFNVNLSVFYDRNINNAPDHQKWGNFKFSDKKSDFGITYQAALSKKFILPQGFYLQPHFYLYGKQYHRYRHYNDFNSRIALTFAKADQYNDFTLQPYAARRLYGEKAYSYTLGSQASWLHHWHHRFSTLFSLAYEHQYFDRQKFFNNHRQIFNLTSLYALTEKHTLLLNQEVVHQYATRDAEDRYWGWSVKTDWRTAWDNGLGTNISVLYGQNKYKGATLLTQQHKRKDRKYAVMLQLKHQKLQYAGFQPEISLQYYAHRSNSALHSYTRKEIFFNINKIF
- a CDS encoding TonB-dependent hemoglobin/transferrin/lactoferrin family receptor codes for the protein MQKNNRTFKLTAVSFFVISYMGYAIADTETALDDEILELDTIHVQEYHANPKKYDVTGLGAIKKTKESLQRDQVENIRDLTRYDPDVGVNEAGGRGTSRGFSMRGVERERVAIDVDGFGSAPILKKDSPTSGYHRVQQTSSSINEIEYENLKEVDLRKGSASAESGNGALGGAVSMTTKDTQDFFSDDERQVAGRFKIGHTTKDRRTLYSGALAGRHNGFEGFVQYTKRQGHEVRAHDDLYNDGYIISHYAVDDNLTTQRTVDTYFDAEDVSGPQRRIPNPLDYHSESFLSKFGYHFSNQHYLGAVVENTIQKYDLREMFLPNYYAGSNANVQSYEPLFPSIGTISQYQFTPTRFYFDKHKNKRVGLEYKYHNEQQDFIIDQAILRLDRRDLKLQSTALTLSCSYWPSVDKNCFPNDANYIRGQLGDKHFSELKEKDIKFDVNLVKNIEIVGSQHQLQLKTGVIKSDYEVTNYWLRQKNTERTVEENRRYSENYYLDGPHSTGKMKGQNIFISLSDRIHFNDKFNTSLALRYDRQTFRANPTEESRKYGLTFEKAKYGEFSWDIGLAYRPIEPIEFTYRASTGFRTPSIIELIGPGFNNERFNPQQDTQGSLKAEKSFNQEVGIELIGSFMKVSASYFITEYRDVIGRAVKYHDDRSLPGYATSDIYFNLYNFTTHGFDIKSYVDANSLWSKLPAGLEFRANVGVTKIKKQKPISDDFGIVSSYSFDAIQPLKLVYGVEYHAPSEKWGMSLMNTYSKAKNLDELISTSRQNTLTSQGARVANIKTKSWLTTDLTGYYHFSPYITLRGGVYNVFNYRYVTWEAARQTAFGSEARQTTENYSALAAPGRNFLLNLEMKF
- a CDS encoding transferrin-binding protein-like solute binding protein — encoded protein: MKFKKCYLSYCCSMLMVGCAFGGGSTEPEVVPEATYTTTEEVENKTVYKTPVITVQEDNPEVGYSINAPIPRNLLIEYSDLFGKIHTLNPATEYEEKSENKASLKIRFATVQEVNGTKQYVIEEREIPLSFEGDKWNYLSSSAKFEGGRAVYYYDESDFNVIIKLFSNDNTLLGLVRIKDNQFQNASLIQQDPYYITSIFYKGFDKTPVDNIPDNGTFTYEGHWLFAHQLNGSDDLNPYGGTGEGLTEEDKVTFIVDFSQKTLSGKLKSNSGVKIDYDVTANIKGNSFYGTAKGSYSDKENNLGQFLNGKSDSDAVVFGSFYGNQAEELAGRALAEDNSWAGVFNAKRDNRDISELYSAGILSFEQEKLQEMKKVDFNGDIHQLVVDGTVIDLNTQEGSCCNEMQFAQYGLYSQQINDETSGGYFVQGKPTPNYQIPTTGTAEYAGYWYGSGTGVGNVTANKFDARFVADWENKKLAGNLYTKDQLVSSENPAVKFDANIQNNHFSGTASINWQIDSSKEGLGNDQAITGQAAVQGMFYGPSANELGGHFLSEDNNVGGVFGGKQVEN